The Candidatus Arthromitus sp. SFB-mouse-Japan genome includes a region encoding these proteins:
- a CDS encoding 2-oxoacid:acceptor oxidoreductase family protein encodes MNLEVLFSGFGGQGILFISKMLSYAALESGLNVTWFPSYGPEMRGGTASCSVVMSDRKILSPIVLRPKYMVAMNYPSFNKYESKVLDSGFMLINSDIVKSYNRRSSVNYLDIPIQSMAKSISEKVFGNIVMLGSLIKVMNKISMDSIFDVFTSYTNAKFSIEDNKRALKIGYDFV; translated from the coding sequence ATGAATTTGGAAGTTTTATTTTCTGGTTTTGGGGGACAAGGTATATTATTTATATCAAAAATGTTGTCTTATGCTGCACTTGAGAGTGGATTAAATGTTACATGGTTCCCATCCTATGGCCCAGAAATGAGAGGAGGAACAGCAAGTTGTTCTGTTGTAATGAGTGATAGAAAGATTTTATCGCCGATTGTACTTAGGCCTAAATACATGGTTGCTATGAATTATCCATCTTTTAATAAATATGAAAGTAAGGTTTTGGATAGTGGATTTATGCTTATTAACTCAGATATAGTTAAATCATATAATAGAAGATCAAGTGTTAATTATTTGGATATACCTATTCAGAGTATGGCTAAAAGTATATCAGAAAAGGTTTTTGGGAATATTGTTATGCTTGGATCTTTAATTAAGGTTATGAATAAAATATCTATGGATTCTATATTTGATGTTTTTACTAGTTATACTAATGCTAAATTTAGTATTGAAGATAATAAAAGGGCTTTGAAAATAGGATATGATTTTGTGTAA
- a CDS encoding thiamine pyrophosphate-dependent enzyme, whose product MSIKFKPSKGIIDVKSHYCPGCTHGIINNIIAEVLDELDILDKSVGIASVGCSVFIYEYINCDFISAAHGRAPSVATAVSRLLKDRVVFTYQGDGDLAAIGTSEIIHAASRGENIVVIFINNGTYGMTGGQMAPTTLNGQVTETTPMGRNKDHYGTPIKICEMLETIESVRYLERVSTHNLKGIINTKKSISKAFEYVRNGEGFCLIEILSTCPTNWGKSAVDSLKWVEENMCKEFDIKIFKE is encoded by the coding sequence ATGAGTATAAAGTTTAAACCTTCTAAAGGAATTATAGATGTTAAGAGTCATTATTGTCCAGGATGTACTCATGGAATAATAAATAATATTATTGCTGAAGTCTTAGATGAGCTTGATATATTAGATAAATCAGTTGGGATTGCATCAGTAGGATGTTCAGTTTTTATATATGAGTATATAAATTGTGATTTTATTAGTGCGGCACATGGACGAGCACCATCAGTAGCAACTGCTGTGTCAAGGCTTTTAAAAGATAGAGTTGTATTTACTTATCAAGGGGACGGGGATTTGGCTGCTATAGGGACTTCTGAAATTATACATGCAGCTTCAAGAGGAGAAAATATAGTTGTTATATTTATAAATAATGGAACCTATGGAATGACAGGAGGGCAAATGGCACCTACGACGTTAAATGGTCAGGTTACAGAGACTACTCCTATGGGTAGAAATAAGGATCATTATGGTACTCCTATTAAGATATGTGAAATGCTTGAAACTATAGAGAGTGTTAGATATTTGGAAAGAGTTTCAACTCATAATTTAAAGGGTATTATAAATACTAAAAAGTCCATAAGTAAAGCTTTTGAGTATGTTAGAAATGGTGAAGGGTTTTGTTTAATAGAAATATTATCAACATGCCCAACTAATTGGGGAAAAAGTGCAGTAGATTCATTAAAATGGGTTGAAGAGAATATGTGTAAAGAATTTGATATTAAAATATTTAAGGAATAG
- the vorB gene encoding 3-methyl-2-oxobutanoate dehydrogenase subunit VorB, giving the protein MRILCKGCEALGKATIRAGCNAFFGYPITPQTELVAYLSKKMPEHNRLIIQAESEISAINMVYGAAAAGFRVMTSTASPGMSLKAEGISYIVGSELPCVIVNVCRVGPGLGGIQPSQQDYFFMTKGLGHGGVRAIVLAPNSVQEIYDLTIEAFDLADKYRNPVIIFLDGTLGQVMESLDIEDEYEDRVHTLSDIISLKPWSSNGKLHRKNRNIIKSLNLDNDDLKRHMDNLSNKYLQIKKNEIRYEKIYLDKKVDIILVCFGMISRTCEKAAEELKKENIEVGIIRPITLWPFPYDIIKHMSENTKYGFLCVEMNFGQMIEDVILSSYGNNKVYSYAEVSGDIIDYESVIKYVKGIIKGEVNEYKV; this is encoded by the coding sequence TTGAGAATTTTATGTAAAGGATGTGAAGCTTTAGGGAAGGCTACTATAAGAGCTGGATGTAATGCGTTTTTTGGATATCCTATAACTCCGCAGACAGAGCTAGTTGCATATTTATCAAAAAAAATGCCGGAACATAATAGGCTAATTATTCAAGCTGAGAGTGAAATTTCTGCGATTAATATGGTTTATGGAGCAGCAGCAGCAGGATTTAGGGTTATGACTTCAACAGCTAGTCCTGGAATGAGTTTAAAAGCGGAAGGTATATCTTATATAGTTGGATCTGAACTTCCATGCGTTATAGTTAATGTGTGCCGTGTTGGACCAGGACTAGGAGGAATACAACCTTCTCAACAGGACTATTTTTTTATGACTAAAGGATTGGGGCATGGAGGAGTTAGAGCCATTGTTTTAGCGCCAAACAGTGTTCAAGAAATATATGATTTAACGATAGAGGCGTTTGATTTAGCTGATAAATATAGAAATCCAGTAATTATATTTTTAGATGGTACTCTCGGACAAGTTATGGAGTCATTAGATATAGAGGATGAATATGAAGATAGGGTGCATACGTTAAGTGATATAATAAGCTTAAAGCCATGGAGTTCAAATGGTAAATTACATAGGAAGAATAGAAATATAATAAAATCATTAAATTTAGATAATGATGATTTGAAGAGGCATATGGATAATCTTAGTAATAAATATTTACAAATAAAGAAAAATGAGATTAGATATGAAAAAATTTATTTAGATAAAAAAGTAGATATTATTTTGGTATGTTTTGGCATGATTTCAAGAACATGTGAAAAAGCTGCTGAGGAATTAAAGAAGGAAAATATAGAAGTTGGTATAATTAGACCCATAACTTTATGGCCATTTCCTTATGATATTATAAAGCATATGTCTGAGAATACTAAATATGGATTTTTATGTGTTGAGATGAATTTTGGACAAATGATTGAAGATGTAATTTTATCTTCTTATGGTAATAATAAAGTTTATTCTTATGCAGAGGTTTCTGGAGATATAATAGATTATGAGAGTGTAATCAAATATGTGAAAGGTATTATTAAAGGAGAAGTTAATGAGTATAAAGTTTAA
- a CDS encoding 4Fe-4S dicluster domain-containing protein produces the protein MEVIIIYKVLFREDRCKGCRLCETFCPKGIISMSDNLNIIGYNFARITLDNQKKCIGCGSCFRICPDSVITIINNEG, from the coding sequence ATGGAGGTGATAATTATTTATAAAGTATTATTTAGGGAAGATAGGTGTAAAGGATGTAGATTATGTGAGACATTTTGTCCTAAAGGGATAATAAGTATGTCAGATAATTTAAATATAATAGGATATAATTTTGCTAGGATAACTTTAGATAATCAAAAAAAATGTATAGGATGTGGATCTTGTTTTAGGATATGTCCAGATTCAGTAATAACTATAATTAATAATGAGGGGTAA
- a CDS encoding CdaR family protein, protein MDKGKSKKQTQGIIVKILCFVISFILWVYIVISLNPVLTTKVYNIPVNVINSLSLKKNGLIVLPNQKFTVNLSVEGKANDIYNLKPDNFEIFLDLSLYDLQKGENIVRGYIRSIPPNISITKPNDLDIKVQIDEFVEKRVSIDKVIDNVNIDGFYSFEPVITPEYVIVSGASKYVNEVDKAVVNASFTDLKQDIYQSLKVKFLNKDGKEINEFLDIYPDVVEMYIMVRAMKEVEIDVPFINNLPEGLKLESVEVIPKVIKIIGIEDVISNIYKISSESVNLSEITENSIIEVPFKIASGIETIDNKNSVVIKVKVSKIDQ, encoded by the coding sequence TTGGATAAGGGGAAAAGTAAAAAACAAACACAAGGAATAATTGTGAAGATATTATGTTTTGTAATTTCATTTATACTTTGGGTATATATAGTTATCTCTTTGAATCCTGTATTAACTACTAAAGTTTATAACATACCTGTTAATGTTATAAATAGTTTGAGTCTTAAGAAAAATGGATTGATTGTTTTACCTAATCAAAAATTTACGGTTAATTTGAGTGTAGAAGGTAAGGCAAATGATATTTATAATTTGAAACCTGATAATTTTGAGATATTTTTAGACTTAAGCTTATATGATCTTCAAAAGGGTGAAAATATAGTTAGGGGATATATAAGGAGTATTCCTCCAAATATATCTATAACAAAGCCTAATGATTTGGATATTAAAGTTCAAATAGATGAATTTGTTGAGAAAAGAGTATCTATAGATAAAGTAATTGATAATGTTAATATAGATGGATTTTATTCTTTTGAACCTGTAATAACTCCTGAATATGTTATAGTATCGGGAGCATCTAAATATGTAAATGAAGTAGATAAAGCAGTTGTTAACGCAAGTTTTACCGATTTAAAACAGGATATATATCAGAGTTTAAAGGTTAAATTTTTAAATAAAGATGGTAAGGAAATAAATGAGTTTTTAGATATATATCCAGATGTTGTAGAGATGTATATTATGGTTAGGGCTATGAAAGAAGTAGAAATTGATGTACCATTTATTAATAATTTACCAGAAGGGTTGAAACTAGAAAGTGTTGAAGTTATTCCTAAGGTAATAAAAATAATAGGTATAGAGGATGTTATATCAAATATATATAAAATTTCATCTGAGAGTGTAAATTTGTCAGAAATAACTGAAAACTCCATAATAGAAGTACCTTTTAAGATAGCAAGTGGTATAGAAACTATTGATAATAAAAATTCTGTAGTTATAAAAGTTAAGGTTAGTAAAATTGATCAGTAG
- the cdaA gene encoding diadenylate cyclase CdaA, giving the protein MGFLNIVFNTIKNINLFDLIDISIVAYALYKVYMLIKETRAEQLLKGILFMLFLMPISYLLNLTMVYSILKNTLTIGVLTIVILFQPEIRKALEHLGRSAFSDRNRYNKNYEYIKNDFIVEICKAIANMSNKNIGALIVIERNTKLGDIIESGTTINSKVKSELIETIFFPNSPLHDGAIVIKGGLIEAAGCFLPLSYQNIDKSLGTRHRAALGISEVSDSAVIVVSEETGIISLFVNGKITRNYDFEKLNSLLNRMFEYNSLKTSSFKGRVKGWIRGKVKNKHKE; this is encoded by the coding sequence TTGGGTTTTTTAAATATAGTTTTTAATACTATAAAAAATATTAATCTATTTGATTTAATAGATATATCTATAGTAGCATATGCTTTATATAAGGTTTACATGTTAATAAAAGAAACAAGAGCGGAACAATTGTTAAAGGGTATTTTATTTATGTTATTTCTTATGCCTATTAGTTATCTTTTAAATTTAACTATGGTATATTCAATATTAAAAAATACTTTAACTATAGGAGTTTTGACAATTGTTATATTGTTTCAACCAGAGATAAGAAAGGCTTTAGAACATTTAGGCAGGAGTGCATTTTCAGATAGAAATAGATATAATAAAAATTATGAGTATATTAAAAATGATTTTATAGTGGAAATATGTAAAGCTATTGCGAACATGTCTAATAAAAATATTGGAGCATTGATTGTAATCGAGAGAAATACAAAACTTGGAGATATTATAGAGAGTGGTACAACGATTAATTCGAAGGTAAAATCTGAGTTAATAGAGACTATATTTTTTCCTAATAGTCCTCTTCATGATGGAGCTATAGTTATAAAGGGTGGTTTAATTGAGGCGGCTGGTTGTTTCCTTCCGTTGAGTTATCAAAATATAGATAAGAGTTTGGGGACACGTCATAGGGCTGCTCTTGGTATATCCGAGGTAAGTGATTCTGCTGTTATTGTGGTATCAGAAGAAACAGGAATTATATCTTTATTCGTAAATGGTAAGATAACTAGAAATTATGATTTTGAAAAGTTAAATTCTTTACTAAATAGGATGTTTGAGTATAATAGCTTAAAAACATCATCATTTAAAGGTAGGGTAAAAGGTTGGATAAGGGGAAAAGTAAAAAACAAACACAAGGAATAA
- the trxA gene encoding thioredoxin, whose translation MIQVNDTNFKTEVLEHKGIVLIDFYADWCGPCKNFAPIFEEFSKEVSDVKCVKMNVDESTSARTYRVMSIPTVILFKNGEVCDRFIGAMQKKDLVDFVNKNR comes from the coding sequence ATGATTCAGGTTAATGATACAAATTTTAAAACAGAAGTTTTAGAGCATAAAGGGATTGTTTTGATAGATTTTTATGCAGATTGGTGTGGTCCTTGTAAAAATTTTGCGCCTATATTTGAAGAGTTCTCTAAAGAAGTTAGCGACGTAAAATGTGTTAAAATGAATGTTGATGAGAGTACAAGTGCTAGAACATATAGGGTTATGAGTATACCAACTGTTATCTTATTTAAGAATGGGGAGGTATGTGATAGGTTTATTGGTGCTATGCAAAAGAAAGACTTAGTTGATTTTGTTAATAAGAATAGATAA
- the iadA gene encoding beta-aspartyl-peptidase: MGAILIVTIVKNVEIYSPDNIGKKDVVILFNKIEGIYDEFKYGNCFTEYEIIDGTGLIMFPGLIDSHVHISGGGGESGFKSRTPEINFFDLISGGITTVVGCLGTDSICRNMNNLLAKAYGLEEEGISSYIYTGSYEIPVKTITNSIKSDLMLIPKVIGVGEIALSDYRSSKPSFEEFIKVIYDARVGGLLANKKGIVHIHIGDSEDGLKYLFELCMNKDISLDQIIPTHVNRNKKLLNSAIEYGIKGGYFDLTSSYVRGIKEEEELRVSNILPNIISDGVAISHITCSSDAQGSLPIIGDDGKFAGIGIGKPKSLYNEIKELLISNSLPKSDIISIVTKNVANILGLHYKGEIKRYNDADFILVDNKDYELKYVFSNGKKMMEEGKILAKETFIKE, from the coding sequence ATGGGGGCGATTTTAATTGTAACTATAGTTAAAAATGTGGAAATATATTCTCCAGATAATATTGGGAAAAAAGATGTTGTTATTTTATTTAATAAAATAGAGGGTATATATGATGAATTTAAGTATGGTAATTGTTTTACTGAATATGAAATAATTGATGGTACTGGATTAATTATGTTCCCAGGACTTATAGATTCACATGTTCATATATCAGGAGGTGGAGGAGAATCTGGATTTAAGAGTAGGACTCCTGAGATTAATTTTTTTGACCTAATATCTGGTGGTATTACAACAGTTGTTGGATGTTTAGGTACGGATAGTATATGTAGAAATATGAATAATTTACTTGCTAAAGCATATGGACTTGAGGAAGAAGGAATAAGCTCATATATCTATACAGGATCTTATGAAATACCAGTTAAGACTATAACAAATAGCATAAAGAGTGATTTAATGCTAATTCCTAAAGTAATTGGAGTTGGAGAAATTGCTTTATCTGATTATAGATCTTCTAAACCAAGTTTTGAAGAATTTATTAAGGTTATTTATGATGCAAGAGTTGGAGGATTGTTGGCAAATAAAAAAGGTATTGTCCACATACATATAGGAGATTCTGAAGATGGTTTAAAATATTTATTTGAATTGTGTATGAATAAGGATATATCTTTGGATCAGATTATACCAACACATGTTAATAGGAATAAAAAACTTTTAAATAGTGCGATTGAATATGGAATAAAAGGTGGATACTTTGATTTAACTAGTAGTTATGTTAGAGGAATAAAAGAAGAAGAAGAATTAAGAGTTAGTAATATATTGCCAAATATTATATCTGATGGAGTAGCAATATCTCATATTACTTGTTCTTCAGATGCTCAAGGTAGTCTTCCTATTATTGGTGATGATGGAAAGTTTGCTGGTATCGGAATAGGAAAACCAAAATCTCTTTACAATGAAATTAAAGAATTATTAATTAGCAATTCTTTGCCGAAAAGTGATATAATATCTATTGTAACTAAAAATGTGGCTAATATTTTAGGATTACATTATAAAGGTGAAATAAAGAGATATAATGATGCGGATTTTATACTTGTAGATAATAAAGATTATGAGTTAAAATACGTGTTTTCAAATGGTAAAAAGATGATGGAGGAAGGTAAAATATTAGCTAAGGAAACTTTTATTAAGGAGTAA
- the ptsP gene encoding phosphoenolpyruvate--protein phosphotransferase has protein sequence MMKGIAASKGYAIGKAFIKKDIKIEINKSKIDDVESEIKKLNVSLDKTREQLETLRKMTEIEVGKEESLVFESHQMILDDPEFIDKAKDIIKSKAITADYAIDEVRNELVSIMSSIDDEYMRERATDIKDVGDRIIRNLLGISNDVSINEYNTIVVAHDLTPSDTAQLDKSKVCAFLTNIGGRTSHSAIMARTMEIPAIVGMGNITEIVKSGDEILVDGINGVVILNPSDSEINEFKSKIKMYEEEKERLKELKDIKIYDFNKRHIEICGNIGSVKDIDQVIENGADGVGLFRTEFLYMDRNSMPSEEEQFNSYKEVLDKMNGKPVVIRTLDIGGDKKLSYLNVGEEMNPFLGYRAIRLCLDRVDIFKVQLRALLRASIYGNLKIMFPMISCIEEFTQCKKILEECRSELINEGYDVSDSIEVGIMVEIPSTAVSAREFAKEVDFFSIGTNDLIQYTLACDRMNEKVSYLYNPMNPSVLSLIKMTIDGAHAEGKWVGMCGEMAGDEEAIPKLLEYGLDEFSMSATSILPAKKQILEILNKK, from the coding sequence ATGATGAAGGGAATTGCGGCTTCTAAGGGGTATGCTATAGGAAAAGCATTTATAAAGAAAGATATAAAGATAGAAATTAATAAATCAAAAATTGATGATGTAGAAAGTGAAATAAAAAAATTAAATGTTTCTTTAGATAAAACTAGAGAACAATTGGAGACCTTAAGAAAGATGACTGAAATTGAAGTAGGAAAGGAGGAATCTTTAGTATTTGAAAGTCATCAGATGATACTTGATGATCCTGAATTTATAGATAAGGCTAAGGATATTATAAAGAGTAAAGCTATAACAGCAGATTATGCTATAGATGAGGTTAGAAATGAGTTAGTATCAATAATGTCAAGTATTGATGATGAATATATGAGAGAGCGTGCTACAGATATTAAAGATGTTGGAGATAGGATAATAAGAAATTTATTAGGTATTAGTAATGATGTAAGTATTAATGAATATAACACTATAGTTGTTGCACATGATTTAACACCGTCTGATACAGCACAATTGGATAAATCAAAAGTATGTGCTTTTTTAACCAATATTGGAGGGAGGACTTCACATTCTGCTATAATGGCAAGAACTATGGAAATACCTGCAATTGTTGGGATGGGTAATATAACTGAAATTGTCAAATCTGGAGATGAAATTTTAGTTGATGGTATCAACGGAGTTGTAATTTTAAACCCAAGTGATAGTGAAATTAATGAATTTAAATCTAAGATAAAGATGTATGAAGAAGAGAAAGAGAGATTAAAGGAATTAAAAGATATTAAAATTTATGATTTTAATAAGAGGCATATTGAGATATGTGGGAATATTGGATCTGTTAAAGATATAGATCAGGTAATTGAAAATGGAGCTGATGGTGTAGGTTTATTTAGAACTGAATTTTTATATATGGATAGAAATTCTATGCCATCTGAAGAAGAACAATTTAATTCTTATAAAGAAGTTCTTGATAAAATGAATGGTAAGCCTGTTGTTATAAGAACATTGGATATAGGTGGAGATAAGAAATTAAGTTATTTAAATGTTGGAGAAGAGATGAATCCATTTTTAGGATATAGAGCGATAAGACTTTGTTTAGATAGAGTTGATATATTTAAGGTACAGTTGAGAGCTCTTTTACGTGCATCTATTTATGGTAATCTTAAGATCATGTTTCCTATGATTTCATGTATTGAGGAGTTTACACAGTGTAAGAAAATTTTAGAAGAATGTAGAAGTGAACTTATTAATGAGGGATATGATGTAAGTGATTCTATTGAAGTTGGGATTATGGTTGAGATACCTTCTACAGCAGTTTCTGCCAGAGAATTTGCAAAAGAAGTTGATTTTTTTTCCATTGGTACAAATGATTTAATTCAATATACACTTGCATGTGATAGGATGAATGAAAAAGTATCATATTTATATAATCCAATGAATCCATCGGTACTGTCTCTTATAAAAATGACTATAGACGGAGCACATGCTGAAGGAAAATGGGTAGGAATGTGTGGGGAAATGGCAGGAGATGAGGAGGCTATTCCGAAATTATTAGAATATGGATTAGATGAATTTTCTATGTCTGCAACATCTATTCTGCCAGCAAAAAAGCAAATATTAGAAATATTAAATAAGAAATAA
- a CDS encoding citrate lyase holo-[acyl-carrier protein] synthase: protein MIFNFKGKIQSSIFIDNLLAKSEGNIVIIRPIYYKEVKKAEVSLSILNLIIDKLESLYGDYMTFKMIMSDEEGPIIFVVINKDSFSLKHDMSVFEDEDDLGMLGVYMVYDKIENRFIKRSESNSDYRICPICRNEEYINCDINKKHNREQIIKFLSSKYSELRKYFFSVV, encoded by the coding sequence TTGATATTTAATTTTAAAGGTAAGATACAATCAAGTATATTTATTGACAATTTGCTTGCAAAATCTGAAGGTAATATTGTGATAATTAGACCTATTTATTATAAGGAAGTTAAAAAAGCAGAGGTGTCTCTTTCTATTTTAAATTTGATTATTGATAAGCTTGAGTCATTATATGGAGATTATATGACTTTTAAAATGATTATGAGTGATGAAGAAGGACCTATAATATTTGTTGTTATAAATAAAGATTCCTTTAGTTTAAAGCATGATATGTCTGTATTTGAGGATGAAGATGACTTAGGAATGCTGGGAGTTTATATGGTATATGATAAAATAGAGAATAGATTTATAAAAAGAAGTGAGTCTAATTCAGATTATAGGATTTGTCCTATATGTCGTAACGAAGAATATATTAATTGTGATATAAATAAAAAACATAATAGAGAGCAAATAATAAAATTTTTAAGTAGTAAGTATTCAGAACTTAGGAAATATTTTTTTTCAGTAGTATAG
- a CDS encoding N-acetylmuramoyl-L-alanine amidase: MKIYNLCKVFLICIFIFTCLSFNVKAQIYNTGKVILIDPGHGGMDGGAVSRNNTLEKDLNLEMSIKLKEILENKGYKVFMTRENDVSLSSGGSVKQQKRDDLNKRCIMKREVACDVFISIHMNKFPDASAKGSQVWYPFYSEKSKKLAENMHKQFKNTLNQQHNRQPKGVKNDYVILRDGYDGASVIVECGFISNDEEERKLKDESYQYEFCNSLGMAIDDYFNGR; encoded by the coding sequence ATGAAAATATATAATTTATGTAAAGTTTTTTTGATATGTATTTTTATATTTACATGCCTTTCCTTTAATGTAAAAGCACAAATATATAATACAGGAAAAGTTATATTAATAGATCCTGGTCATGGTGGAATGGATGGCGGAGCTGTTTCTAGAAATAATACTTTAGAAAAAGATTTAAATTTAGAGATGTCTATTAAGTTGAAGGAGATATTAGAAAATAAAGGATATAAGGTATTTATGACAAGAGAAAACGATGTTTCTTTATCAAGTGGTGGAAGTGTTAAACAGCAGAAAAGAGATGATTTAAATAAGAGATGTATTATGAAAAGAGAGGTTGCTTGTGATGTTTTTATAAGTATTCATATGAATAAGTTTCCAGATGCTTCTGCTAAAGGTTCCCAAGTATGGTATCCATTTTATAGCGAGAAGAGTAAAAAGTTAGCTGAAAATATGCACAAACAATTTAAGAATACTTTGAATCAACAACATAATAGACAACCAAAAGGTGTTAAAAATGATTATGTAATCTTAAGGGATGGCTATGATGGTGCATCCGTTATAGTTGAATGTGGATTTATCTCTAATGATGAGGAAGAGCGTAAATTGAAGGATGAATCATACCAATATGAATTTTGTAATTCTTTAGGAATGGCTATTGATGATTACTTTAATGGGAGGTAA
- the rpsI gene encoding 30S ribosomal protein S9, whose translation MSKIQYMGTGRRKKSVARVFLVPGSGNVIINKRNIDDYFGLDTLKYIVNQPLVLTNTMSSYDVKVNVHGGGLTGQAGAIRHGISRALIKVDDNLRSILKKEGFLTRDPRMKERKKYGLKKARRAPQFSKR comes from the coding sequence ATGAGTAAAATTCAGTATATGGGAACAGGAAGAAGAAAGAAATCTGTTGCTAGAGTGTTTTTAGTTCCTGGGAGTGGTAATGTTATAATAAATAAGAGAAATATAGACGATTACTTTGGATTAGATACTTTAAAGTATATAGTTAATCAACCACTTGTTTTAACAAATACTATGTCGAGTTATGATGTCAAGGTGAATGTTCATGGCGGAGGTCTTACAGGTCAAGCAGGAGCTATAAGGCATGGAATCTCGAGAGCTTTAATTAAGGTTGATGATAATTTAAGATCAATTCTTAAAAAAGAAGGATTTTTAACAAGAGATCCAAGAATGAAGGAAAGAAAGAAATATGGATTGAAGAAGGCTAGAAGAGCTCCTCAATTTTCTAAGAGATAA
- the rplM gene encoding 50S ribosomal protein L13, giving the protein MKSHLPKENDIQKQWYVVDVEGMVLGRAASQIASILRGKHKPEFTPNMDLGDFVIVLNADKIVLTGKKLSQKMYSYHTGYPGGRKEISYNKLLDKKPEFLFYEAVRRMLPSGPLARRQIKKLKIYKGNEHNHQAQNPVKLELKY; this is encoded by the coding sequence ATGAAGTCACATTTACCAAAAGAGAATGATATTCAGAAACAATGGTATGTAGTTGATGTAGAAGGAATGGTTTTAGGAAGAGCAGCAAGTCAAATAGCTTCTATATTAAGAGGTAAGCACAAGCCAGAGTTTACACCTAATATGGATTTAGGAGATTTTGTAATAGTATTGAATGCAGATAAAATTGTTTTAACTGGTAAAAAACTTAGTCAAAAGATGTATAGTTACCATACAGGCTATCCAGGTGGACGTAAGGAGATTTCGTACAATAAGCTTTTAGATAAAAAACCTGAGTTTTTATTTTATGAGGCTGTGAGAAGGATGTTACCAAGTGGTCCTCTTGCAAGACGTCAAATTAAGAAACTTAAGATATATAAGGGAAATGAGCATAATCACCAAGCTCAGAATCCAGTAAAGTTGGAATTGAAGTATTAA
- the truA gene encoding tRNA pseudouridine(38-40) synthase TruA → MNICFKICYLGSNYHGFQKQKEKISIQGVIEDVFYKIFKIKVNIIGCSRTDAGVHAKEFYFNIHLDNFRVSCVNIKNALNTYLPYDIRILDVFYVDEKFHSRYDALKKEYEYKIFNGDVMDPFKYQYYMHFRYELDFNSMYKACKYFEGEHDFRAFMSSNSSIKNTIRIIFKSSIYKEDNIIIYNILGNGFLYNMVRIIVGTLIMVGQGKIESQDIQHIIKSRNRNKAGFVSEAKGLCLKKVFYEN, encoded by the coding sequence TTGAATATTTGTTTTAAAATATGTTATTTAGGATCAAATTATCATGGATTCCAAAAACAGAAGGAAAAAATAAGTATACAGGGTGTTATAGAGGATGTTTTTTACAAAATATTTAAAATAAAAGTAAATATTATAGGATGTAGTAGAACTGATGCTGGTGTTCATGCTAAAGAATTTTATTTTAATATTCATTTAGATAATTTTAGAGTGTCATGTGTAAATATAAAGAATGCATTAAATACTTATTTACCTTATGATATAAGAATTTTAGATGTATTTTATGTGGATGAAAAGTTTCATTCGAGATATGATGCCTTGAAAAAAGAATATGAATATAAGATATTTAACGGAGATGTTATGGATCCTTTTAAATATCAATATTATATGCATTTTAGATATGAATTAGATTTTAATTCTATGTATAAGGCATGTAAGTATTTTGAAGGTGAACATGATTTTAGGGCATTTATGAGTAGTAATTCTTCAATAAAAAATACGATTAGAATAATTTTTAAAAGTAGTATTTATAAGGAAGATAATATTATAATTTACAATATTTTAGGAAATGGTTTTTTATATAATATGGTTAGAATAATTGTAGGTACTTTGATAATGGTAGGTCAGGGTAAAATTGAGTCTCAAGATATTCAACATATAATAAAATCTAGGAATAGGAATAAAGCAGGTTTTGTTAGCGAAGCAAAGGGTTTATGCTTAAAAAAAGTTTTTTATGAGAATTGA